One stretch of Streptomyces sp. 135 DNA includes these proteins:
- a CDS encoding MFS transporter, with protein sequence MAAGYAEILRTRYATRLLAGTLVGRLPNATAAIAIVLFIRAEGGTYSLAGALAAVYGVANAAGQPLLGRLVDLYGQPRVQLPAALLSGLGMAAFAFTGPDQLALAYVAVGAAGLFTPPLEGGLRALWPSVLGKEEQVHTAYAMDAIAQEVMFTVGPLLVTGCVALWSEQAALLVVNAVGLLGAVSVVVSQPSRAWRSEPREAHWLGALRSPGLLALLGAFLFIGMALGSITVAGVSYADGHGGDAVYGWMMAALGLGALIGGSVYGARQWSGVPEKRLSVLVALLAVCYVPLVLVPGALAMIALSALAGVFLAPSLACAFIIVDRHAPRGTVTEAFSWLVTTFTVGASLGTAAAGPVVEWGGTAGGFAVPALAGAAALLVLLATARVLVPAHESGIVAGSSENDRNGAVEPGFSAGHQA encoded by the coding sequence ATGGCTGCGGGTTACGCGGAGATCCTCCGGACGCGATACGCGACACGGCTGCTCGCCGGGACGCTGGTGGGCCGGCTGCCCAACGCCACGGCCGCGATCGCGATCGTGCTGTTCATCCGGGCCGAGGGCGGCACCTACAGCCTGGCCGGTGCCCTCGCCGCGGTGTACGGCGTGGCCAACGCGGCGGGGCAGCCGCTGCTCGGGCGCCTCGTCGACCTGTACGGCCAGCCGCGCGTGCAGCTGCCCGCGGCCCTGCTCTCCGGGCTCGGGATGGCGGCCTTCGCGTTCACCGGCCCCGACCAGCTGGCCCTGGCCTACGTGGCGGTGGGCGCGGCGGGGCTGTTCACGCCGCCTCTGGAGGGCGGCCTGCGGGCCCTGTGGCCGAGCGTCCTCGGCAAGGAGGAGCAGGTCCACACGGCGTACGCCATGGACGCGATCGCCCAGGAAGTCATGTTCACCGTGGGGCCGTTGCTCGTGACGGGCTGTGTGGCCCTGTGGTCGGAGCAGGCGGCGCTGCTGGTGGTGAACGCCGTGGGCCTGCTCGGTGCTGTCTCCGTGGTGGTGTCGCAGCCCTCGCGCGCCTGGCGTTCGGAGCCGCGCGAGGCGCACTGGCTCGGCGCCCTGCGCTCGCCGGGGCTCCTCGCGCTGCTCGGCGCGTTCCTCTTCATCGGCATGGCGCTCGGCTCCATCACCGTCGCCGGTGTGTCGTACGCGGACGGGCACGGCGGCGACGCGGTGTACGGCTGGATGATGGCGGCGCTCGGGCTCGGCGCGCTGATCGGCGGTTCGGTCTACGGCGCGCGGCAGTGGAGCGGCGTGCCGGAGAAGCGCCTCAGCGTCCTGGTGGCCCTGCTCGCCGTCTGCTACGTGCCCTTGGTGCTTGTGCCCGGCGCGCTCGCGATGATCGCGCTCTCCGCTCTCGCGGGGGTCTTCCTCGCGCCGTCGCTGGCGTGTGCCTTCATCATCGTCGACCGGCACGCCCCGCGCGGGACCGTCACCGAGGCGTTCTCCTGGCTCGTGACGACGTTCACCGTCGGGGCGTCGCTCGGAACCGCCGCCGCCGGGCCCGTCGTCGAGTGGGGCGGGACGGCGGGGGGATTCGCGGTTCCCGCGCTCGCCGGGGCGGCCGCCCTGCTGGTTTTGCTGGCCACCGCTCGGGTACTGGTTCCGGCCCATGAATCCGGGATCGTTGCGGGTTCATCGGAAAATGATCGAAACGGTGCCGTCGAACCCGGTTTCAGTGCCGGGCATCAGGCGTAA
- the prcA gene encoding proteasome subunit alpha, which translates to MSTPFYVSPQQQMADRAEYARKGIARGRSLVVLQYADGIVFVGENPSRALHKFSEIYDRIGFAAAGKYNEYENLRIGGVRYADLRGYTYDRDDVTARGLANVYAQTLGTIFSSAAEKPYEVELVVAEVGETREGDQIYRLPHDGSIVDEHGSLAVGGNAEQISQYLDQHHHDGMTLAEALKLAVRALSRDTNGTEREIPAERLEVAVLDRTRPQQRKFKRIVGRQLSRLLDEGGATDAAGDTDEDAGPAPRSGGDVE; encoded by the coding sequence GTGTCGACGCCGTTCTATGTATCACCTCAGCAGCAGATGGCCGACCGGGCGGAATACGCCCGCAAGGGCATCGCGCGCGGCCGCAGTCTGGTCGTCCTGCAGTATGCCGACGGCATCGTGTTCGTCGGCGAGAACCCGTCCCGTGCGCTGCACAAGTTCAGCGAGATCTATGACCGCATCGGTTTCGCGGCCGCCGGCAAGTACAACGAGTACGAGAACCTCCGGATCGGCGGCGTCCGTTACGCCGATCTCCGTGGTTATACCTACGACCGGGACGACGTGACGGCGCGCGGTCTGGCGAATGTGTACGCGCAGACGCTGGGCACGATCTTCTCCAGTGCGGCCGAGAAGCCGTACGAGGTGGAGCTGGTGGTCGCCGAGGTGGGCGAGACCCGCGAGGGCGATCAGATCTACCGGCTGCCGCACGACGGTTCCATCGTCGACGAGCACGGTTCGCTCGCCGTGGGTGGTAACGCCGAGCAGATCAGCCAGTACCTCGACCAGCACCACCATGACGGCATGACGCTCGCGGAGGCGCTCAAGCTGGCCGTGCGGGCGCTTTCGCGGGACACCAACGGCACTGAGCGGGAGATTCCCGCCGAGCGCCTGGAGGTCGCGGTGCTCGACCGTACGCGTCCGCAGCAGCGCAAGTTCAAGCGGATCGTGGGGCGTCAGCTCTCGCGTCTGCTGGACGAGGGCGGTGCGACGGATGCGGCCGGTGATACGGATGAGGATGCCGGGCCCGCGCCGCGGTCCGGCGGCGACGTCGAGTAG
- a CDS encoding LacI family DNA-binding transcriptional regulator: MAGPQQEAGTPRPPTSRDVARAAGVSQATVSLVLGDKWRGRVAEPTAERVRATARHLGYRPNLAARNLRLGRTRTALLVVPALTNEFFAHVYTGAARVAARHGFGVLLYPSPEGTGPARDPFESARASLDGVLASSMASDTLATIRGDDLPLVMLDSDPAHSLGAATVNLDLAEGMRQVTEHLLALGHRDFLHLAAAVDSWTFDVRAEALATALHGTDATVRRVAAPLTVEAARTAAEAALAPPGPHPTAVICDDDFLAAGVCKAARRLGLRVPEDLSVTGFDDMTLATAVEPELTTVRLPAEHFGERGMETLVAVVEGRTPEATPLPVELVVRGSTGPAR, encoded by the coding sequence GTGGCCGGACCACAGCAGGAAGCCGGAACCCCCCGGCCCCCCACGAGCCGCGACGTCGCGCGCGCCGCAGGCGTCTCACAGGCCACCGTCTCCCTCGTACTCGGCGACAAGTGGCGCGGCCGCGTCGCCGAACCGACCGCCGAGCGCGTGCGCGCCACCGCACGGCACCTCGGCTACCGCCCCAACCTCGCCGCCCGGAACCTGCGCCTCGGCAGGACCAGGACAGCGCTGCTCGTCGTCCCCGCCCTCACCAACGAGTTCTTCGCGCACGTCTACACCGGAGCCGCCCGCGTCGCCGCCCGGCACGGCTTCGGCGTCCTCCTCTACCCCTCCCCCGAAGGCACCGGACCCGCCCGCGACCCCTTCGAGTCGGCACGCGCCTCACTGGACGGCGTCCTCGCCTCCTCCATGGCCTCGGACACCCTCGCCACCATCCGCGGCGACGACCTGCCCCTGGTCATGCTCGACAGCGACCCCGCGCACAGCCTCGGCGCCGCCACCGTCAACCTCGACCTCGCCGAGGGCATGCGCCAGGTGACAGAGCATCTGCTCGCACTCGGCCACCGCGACTTCCTGCACCTCGCGGCAGCCGTCGACTCCTGGACCTTCGACGTACGCGCGGAAGCCCTCGCCACGGCCCTGCACGGCACGGACGCGACCGTACGGCGCGTCGCGGCACCCCTGACCGTCGAGGCCGCCCGCACCGCCGCAGAAGCCGCCCTGGCCCCTCCGGGCCCCCACCCCACGGCGGTCATCTGCGACGACGACTTCCTCGCCGCCGGCGTCTGCAAGGCCGCCCGCCGGCTCGGACTGCGCGTCCCCGAGGACCTCTCGGTGACCGGCTTCGACGACATGACTCTCGCGACCGCCGTCGAGCCGGAACTGACGACCGTACGGCTGCCCGCCGAACACTTCGGCGAGCGCGGCATGGAAACCTTGGTCGCCGTCGTCGAGGGCCGCACCCCCGAAGCCACCCCGCTCCCCGTCGAACTCGTCGTCCGCGGCTCGACCGGGCCCGCCCGCTAG